The DNA segment GCGAAGTTGCCTCTCTTCAAGGTCAATATCTACAATCAAATCATAAAGTATAATTCGAGAGGAGAGGGTCAtgcataaaagaaaatttaatcaaactaactattttttgtttattatttatcttactattactattattattatttaaaaaaaaattaaaaattcgaATTAACCAATTGCACGATTCCCCAAAAACGGTGCCAATTTGTTATAGGTGTCATTAGTTCAATTTAACCCaagacaaatgaaatttataatgctcaaacaacaactaaaactaaCACGTAATTATAACGGAAGTAAGAGGTAAATTCACAAggaacctctattaattggcAAGATTGactttttgaattaaaaaatgtaacaaatggggggtttgtttgttttaaagaaactaAGTAAAAGTAAAATAAGATTTGATAAGAAATTTTAGTAATAAGAGCAATTAGAGAGattatgtaataaaatttaATGGAAAAAGAATCTTGGGTATTTTATGTAGATTTAGCCAATTCTATCATAGACTTAATAAAATTCATACAATTAGATTGTTCCATAGTTTATTAAGGATTACCCATAATACCTTATTTAGCCAATTAAGCAATTAGCCctaatttagttattaattGCTTCTTAAAGACATTCTacaattaatccctaaattatattaaaatcttgggttttcttaactatgaTATTCTTGAAACTCAAAAGACTGAAAAATCAAGCATGATTATATGAATGTTCTAAGTTAGGATTCTTtcaaaaaaataggaaaagaagtccAAACTTCCAATCAAGATTACTAATTCTTGCAATCTAATTACAATTTTTCTATAGAGCCATGTAATTCTGcatataaaaatcaattaaatttcgTCAATtcatttttaactaattttattgGAATTCACAGCAAGAACATTAAAGAACAACAAAttacaagatttttttttttaaaaagtctaAAGAATTTGCTAATCTACATAATCCCCAAGAAAAAAAACTTACCTACTCATGGAGCGGAAGATTCTTCAAGAAATTCATTGAGTCTTGCAATAAAATGTACAAAGATTGaacaaaaattgacaaaatcTCTCTAGAAATTACAAAGAAAATCTCTTGTCTACGAAAAATGGTGTCTCttctttgaaaaatgaattctCTCTATTGAAAAATCTAGAAAGTTGAAGGATTATATCAGTTGAGGGTCGCAGTATTGTGACCCTACGATTGTGCAGGTCCGACCTCGTTTGTGCGCAGGCGTGCACGCGCTTTTTATTTTCCGTCAGTCTTTGTAGCGTTGCGACACTGCCCTATTTTGTAGCATTTTGGTGCTTTCTATCTTATAGCATTGAGCTAGCGTTGGAGTATGTTTTAGAGAGAGTGTTGTAATGCTCTAAGTGGTGTTGAAGCAAGTTGAATTGGTTCAATTGAGGGGTAGAATGGTAATTTGTcaacttcttttcttcttaGTTGATTCTTTTGCCTAATTTGACTCCATTTAGCTCAAAACTTGTAATGATGACTCCATTTGTGTCAAGATTGGacttttacctataaaatagacattttaagcaaataatTAACATAGAATTGAGGGATTTATCACTAAGAACGTAGCTCTTTTCAAGATCTATCAGGaaagagtgaactccatcttgtgaattTATGTTCCCAGATCCCCATTTGATCAAGTCGAACTCAGAAGCAGTAGAAGAACCTCTACGTGAACTCTATCACCCAACAAACCAATCGGTTGtggcagcacgatcgtctagatgaaTAACATCAATTTTGTTGCCGCCTACATGAACGACATCAATTCGAACAAGCACGAACAAGTGaacagcggggacgacaccactagTTGGaggccttggtattctcggagcaAGAATCCAAAGTGTAGTCTTTggcgaatttggtagaggtaagAGAAAAGACAGATCGTGAAGACGATAAGCAAGTTTGAGAGAACGAGATATCGTATAGCAgggatgcttatcatttagatgaagctacacgatcatgtatgttttactaagcgatcgtttaataaaaggtagacgatcgtttagaaaatgcggcacgctatgcgatcgtttagacgatgagctactatcgtataggctctcattTACGTTTTCACACTGATCGCGAatttttcgaactctttgccaaatgaaacaaattttcattttattcatcggttaccataaccgaatgtGGCTGCttccactaacgcacgattgaaGAGAATAAaacggccaattatctcataattaaccaatttaataataaatgaatataatcatattatattcttaccctatagtttgatatcatatatctactatagtaatttctcctccacttgatataaatcatatttatatctaatttcctccaaaatgatgaatcttatacatttagccaattatatcatatataattaaccagttcaattatatcatatataatcaaactctctcttgtcaatttgaacatttcaaactcagaTTTTGATGAGGTTAGGAACCATTTGCTGTTACCAGCATTGCTGACCCAAACACTAAttttcgactttatccaagctacccggggacctaatggacatgtggctcgaagctccaacaatacgtgaatagctgactaaactctttagccacgagatccaccatccgttaactgccaggcatcccactaaagaccaacacctgaactcttcttatcacatatatatttctgtgtccatcggatataaccaatcatgagtatgatgacccttcacagatgctcgtaagtacagctgggccaatttaccgttttgccccgtagttacatctcactccttaagtaccactgattcctataatgaacaatacaacatagtctaactatgtatgaacacctctcaggccaagagaaggtgtgtggtgctacatcgttcaagccttagCCCTTGAGGGAATTATGTATCTACGTAACCatacttcggggaagaagtgaattccatcttgtgtagttgagttcccaactcccaaatcagatgaattcccaagatggtaggtttgaatcggcgacctggccactcgcactcatataaatcaaaggaccgccctcaatggcaggagctcccaactcacttaggattgaggtcatgttacctatggtcatcctagtgaagtgaagtctctgtcatgaacggtgttatataacgagacgttaccacttcgtggtcagatcttatacaaactctttgtataggacgcccccactcgcatgtcccctacacgaatgatcaggatcagatcatctgtgacaagtcacaacacttgtgagcatttcacaaagcgggccgcatctgtagtgttaccaggataaggtttccctcctatatccatatagtacagaccattttggttattgacacgaagtatttttatgtcttacagcatgtgaacaaatatgaatgtgaatgaatgaatcatgcaggctcatgttgccataaacttaaTGATATAGAAATGGGATGTAGATGAAATGTTATGCTGTGTTAttgcttatgcacactacttctaaatatgcgttgttaatgataggcttgtagtatgcgatagagtaatgcgtgtcacaaatttccttgcgctgaaaccaagtataattccaacgcaagtttcttagaataatccaaggtcgaacacagggattgttttcgttaatgcgttacttttgtgatacatgcgacaggtttttacaattaataaagaattgggtttatacaggaatctaaagtgcgatgaaaataaaattgcattgataaaataaagctgcattgaaaataaaatcttaaactaatatgatacaagataaaaaatacatgatacatgatactgagttcgagactgactgtgaagttatacaaaggattgtggtatgtgatggcaagtcttcatggatgaatcagaaatagaaggaataaatagtaaaaacatcgcaagtttgtcaattgcgttaaagatgcaactaaggttctacTTTtctttggcgtacacctctcggtgatcggccgcgttcccatatctctatggtgaaacagggatgaacgtgatgaacgcaaggttgtttccatctatggaaatacttcttgctttagttaatgcattcttccagccttctcttgataggcggaataacatcttcacttctgctctcacaggtgaagattccatcgagcatgctttgactaaacataattattttcttaacataaaataatttacttgcttaattcatgctatttacccagggaattaggaaaacatcatggagaaaatggattatggatgaacggaaatagacagagagatgacaatagGAATGATCATAACAtgtaatactaagattaagcgttcgatatatggtgtgaatgaaagattaagaaaatgaatacaagtgatgaaatagagattagaaacaaaaacagaaaagtgtcaacgtcttgacacagatcctggaCGGAGGTTTTGCTTGCTGGCGTATAGAAGTAATggagaggagagcttccctctcaggcttgctcttctggtagaaatGACCTTCGTATAGAGCTTCTACGacggggattggaaggattccttgctcggagactcatctcttctggtagaaatgacctgcgtgatagtttttttttttttttgggctttTTTGACATTTTACATGGTCTAGCGTTAGTTTCTAATTATTCTTAGACTTTTCTTACTTTGATATTTTCGTAAATAGTTTGTTGAATTTTCTAAATTCACCTACAAAATGCACTTAAAAGGTTCATCTGCACAAATTTCCTTGTATTTATTAAGTAGAAGAAGAATTGAGAAGGAATGAAGAGCATTTTGTAgtaaaaggaggaaaaaaattgATCTAAGTAAGAAAAACAAAGTAAAATGAATTTGAGGAGACCCTTATAACTAGAAGAtcagaaaattaaataaacacaaatctaatgttaaatagtttatttatttaccttTTATTTACCTTGTGTCATCCCTACCGAAAGTAACAGCACATACAAAcactgtttttgttttcttttactgAGTAAAAAAGCACAagaaaaatcgaaaaaaaaaaagagaaaagaaagataaatagAAACTAAAGGACCATAAAATTACAGTGTAAGTAGTTGATTGAAAACAAGTGAAGCCAAAACTCTAGTAACTGTGTGTGAAACCTCCTGTATAAGGGTTATGCTGTATCTGTCTCCCATCTCTTGCATATTGCTGCCACATGAGTTGCTCCTCCACCAACAGCTTCTGTTTCCTCTCCATTTCCGACATCTGAACGTACGGGGGAGGTGCCACCGCCATCGATGCAGCAAATGGGTCACTCACGACCGATGACGAGCTCACCCCACCGCCTTCGGTGATCGTCGGAGGGGCTGGCAAAGCGAGCATTGCTGGTCTCCCTGCAGACCCAAGTGCCATACTACTTGCACTACCACTTACTCCATAACCTGACCCAGCCATTGTTGACATCATTGTTGTTTGTTTATACATTCCATCCAAAAGAAGCATATCAAATCCTCCACCAAGATCAGCTCTTTGATTTGATAAATTACTTGCTGATTGAACTAAAGTTGTTTCCCAATCTTGTGAATCATCATTAAATGCTTGCCATGGTAATGTTTTTACTGAAGAAGAATCAGTAACTGGACCAATTCCATCAAATAATGCTAATGCTAATTTATCAGCATTTTCTTCTCTTATCATTGCATGTTCTTCACCAAGGTTTAACAAATCACCAATTAAAGGATTTTCATCCTTCTTAATTACATCTTCTTTAATttcattctcttcttctttcacttCTATGGCTGTAATGTCTTCCTCTTTGAAATCCTCAGGTGGTGGAAGTGctttaattgaattcatatctatttcttcttctttttttacttCCTCTGTTATTTCTATTTGAAGTTGATTTTTTCCTCTGCCCGTTTGGCATTGAGCTAAGGCAGATTTGTCTTTGATGAATTCATCCATTACTTCAAGTTTTTTAGGAGTAATTTTTTCAACATCAGGATATTCAGAAGAACGAGCAATTCCAATTGTTCTACACCAAGAATAGAACAATTCTAGTTCATCAAATTGCTTCCCAACTCGACAGAAAATCTCATAAACTTTGACACAATCATGAACGTTTAATTCCATGAAACGATCAATTAAGATCCCCATAATTTCTGTTATGTCATAATATATTTGGAAACTTTCCCTTACGATTGGGTATAAAGCTACTAATACCACCCTGTTGTTCTTCGCTGCACCTATATTTATGTAGAAATAAACACACAAttaacaacataataaatcaatttCACAAAAATTTAGTAGCTAAATACTGATTTTTACTTGTATTTTTGTTGGAGGGACAAGTTCTCTTGGTCTTTTTAGACAGTTTTTAAATCAATACAGATAAGCGAAGATGTGAAATTGAATTCCATTTTGCTAATTTTGCCTCAAACATTCAAAATGTTTATTAGAGTTTATAAACTTAAGAAAATGTAATAAAAGTAACCATTTTAGATCTTAACATTCAGTTTACTTCTAATAAATAATGGATATGTGACTTCAAGTATGTCATTAATTAATGTGCTAATATGAGCATATATAAGTAAGCATATATTAGATGcaaagtaaagaagaaaaaaatgattatgTTATAGAATTTCAAGAAGTACGAATATTCATTTCAAAGGCTTAAATAC comes from the Benincasa hispida cultivar B227 chromosome 5, ASM972705v1, whole genome shotgun sequence genome and includes:
- the LOC120078677 gene encoding putative clathrin assembly protein At1g03050 isoform X1, giving the protein MAPSKIRRALGAVKDKTSIGLAKVGSSTSLSDLEVAIVKATRHEEYPAEERHVREILSLTCYSRAYISACVNTLSRRLNKTKNWTVALKTLMLIQRLVSEGDPAYEQEIFFSTRRGTRFLNMSDFRDTSQSNSWDYSAFVRTFALYLDERLEFRMQSRRGKRSAFGLDDEEGQQQQINNNNNNNNDNKNDDDNNDEDDNSKAIVVRATPIRDMTSEQIFSRTQHLQQLLERFLACRPTGAAKNNRVVLVALYPIVRESFQIYYDITEIMGILIDRFMELNVHDCVKVYEIFCRVGKQFDELELFYSWCRTIGIARSSEYPDVEKITPKKLEVMDEFIKDKSALAQCQTGRGKNQLQIEITEEVKKEEEIDMNSIKALPPPEDFKEEDITAIEVKEEENEIKEDVIKKDENPLIGDLLNLGEEHAMIREENADKLALALFDGIGPVTDSSSVKTLPWQAFNDDSQDWETTLVQSASNLSNQRADLGGGFDMLLLDGMYKQTTMMSTMAGSGYGVSGSASSMALGSAGRPAMLALPAPPTITEGGGVSSSSVVSDPFAASMAVAPPPYVQMSEMERKQKLLVEEQLMWQQYARDGRQIQHNPYTGGFTHSY
- the LOC120078677 gene encoding putative clathrin assembly protein At1g03050 isoform X2 → MAPSKIRRALGAVKDKTSIGLAKVGSSTSLSDLEVAIVKATRHEEYPAEERHVREILSLTCYSRAYISACVNTLSRRLNKTKNWTVALKTLMLIQRLVSEGDPAYEQEIFFSTRRGTRFLNMSDFRDTSQSNSWDYSAFVRTFALYLDERLEFRMQSRRGKRSAFGLDDEEGQQQQNNDEDDNSKAIVVRATPIRDMTSEQIFSRTQHLQQLLERFLACRPTGAAKNNRVVLVALYPIVRESFQIYYDITEIMGILIDRFMELNVHDCVKVYEIFCRVGKQFDELELFYSWCRTIGIARSSEYPDVEKITPKKLEVMDEFIKDKSALAQCQTGRGKNQLQIEITEEVKKEEEIDMNSIKALPPPEDFKEEDITAIEVKEEENEIKEDVIKKDENPLIGDLLNLGEEHAMIREENADKLALALFDGIGPVTDSSSVKTLPWQAFNDDSQDWETTLVQSASNLSNQRADLGGGFDMLLLDGMYKQTTMMSTMAGSGYGVSGSASSMALGSAGRPAMLALPAPPTITEGGGVSSSSVVSDPFAASMAVAPPPYVQMSEMERKQKLLVEEQLMWQQYARDGRQIQHNPYTGGFTHSY